A genome region from Microcella alkaliphila includes the following:
- a CDS encoding DUF3375 domain-containing protein produces the protein MDLDDIDRLRERHPAWRLMRAHNAPLVLSFLGPYFVDENRAAVPASTIESSLDDYLYDLHRTDPDRYTNDASTYLDDWSAADAGWLRRHYPAGSDQVHYDATPALHKAYAWVEGMRARTFIGTESRLHTVIDLLRQIVHGAETDPETRIAELERRRAAIDAELADARNGIIRTLDETALRDRYQQVAATARELLADFREVEDNFRALDRSAREKIAQWEGGKGELLAELISSRADITASDQGRSFQAFYDFLLSEDSQTELAHMLDAVHRMPLVATDRRLRTVHHDWLDAAERTQHTVRTLSEQLRRFLDDHVWLENKRIMQLVRGIETAALAVRETPPADIGLTVNAPGVPISLPLERPLYDPQPETRVDSLVEPDISDPADLETLLAQRYIDTARLADTVRELVPPCTSASLSDIIKQRPVQHGIAEILGYLSLDADDIAIRIDDETTTIPYDDSAGNPKIVRMRHVTVSRP, from the coding sequence ATGGACCTCGACGACATCGACCGGTTGCGCGAGCGGCACCCCGCCTGGCGCCTCATGCGTGCGCACAACGCGCCGCTTGTCCTGTCGTTTCTCGGCCCCTACTTCGTCGACGAGAACCGCGCCGCCGTTCCAGCCAGCACGATCGAGTCGAGCCTCGACGATTACCTGTACGACCTGCACCGCACCGACCCTGACCGGTACACGAACGACGCATCGACCTACCTCGACGACTGGTCGGCAGCCGACGCGGGGTGGCTTCGGCGGCACTACCCGGCGGGATCCGACCAGGTGCACTACGACGCGACCCCGGCGCTACACAAGGCCTACGCGTGGGTCGAGGGCATGCGCGCCCGCACCTTCATCGGCACCGAATCACGTCTGCACACGGTGATCGACCTGCTTCGCCAGATCGTGCACGGCGCAGAAACCGACCCCGAGACGCGCATCGCCGAACTCGAGCGGCGCCGCGCCGCCATCGACGCCGAACTGGCGGATGCACGCAACGGCATCATTCGAACGCTCGACGAGACCGCGCTGCGTGATCGCTACCAACAGGTCGCAGCGACCGCGCGCGAGCTGCTCGCCGACTTCCGCGAAGTCGAAGACAACTTTCGTGCGCTCGACCGAAGCGCGCGAGAAAAGATTGCCCAGTGGGAGGGCGGCAAAGGCGAACTGCTCGCCGAACTGATCTCCAGTCGCGCCGACATCACCGCCTCCGACCAGGGGCGCAGCTTCCAAGCGTTCTACGACTTCCTGCTCTCGGAAGACAGCCAGACCGAACTCGCCCACATGCTCGACGCGGTGCACCGCATGCCGCTCGTCGCCACCGACCGGCGACTGCGCACGGTGCACCATGACTGGCTCGACGCCGCAGAACGCACCCAGCACACCGTGCGCACCCTCTCCGAGCAACTACGCCGCTTCCTCGACGACCACGTATGGCTCGAAAACAAGCGCATCATGCAACTCGTCCGCGGCATCGAAACGGCCGCCCTCGCAGTGCGCGAAACGCCGCCGGCCGATATCGGCCTCACCGTCAACGCTCCCGGGGTGCCCATCAGTCTCCCGCTCGAACGCCCCCTCTACGACCCGCAGCCCGAAACGCGGGTCGACAGCCTCGTCGAGCCCGACATCAGCGACCCCGCCGACCTCGAAACCCTGCTCGCGCAGCGCTACATCGACACCGCACGCCTCGCCGACACCGTGCGCGAACTCGTACCCCCGTGCACGAGCGCCTCCCTCAGCGACATCATCAAACAGCGCCCCGTACAGCACGGCATCGCCGAAATTCTCGGCTACCTCAGCCTCGACGCCGACGACATCGCCATCCGCATCGACGACGAGACCACGACCATTCCCTACGACGACAGCGCCGGCAACCCCAAAATCGTGCGCATGCGTCACGTCACCGTGAGCCGACCATGA
- a CDS encoding DUF4194 domain-containing protein: protein MTNPDEHAIATAIIHLMRDVVYRDIAAHETVWQTLHRHGSHVADHFRTIGIDVVVDDTEGYAYLATRETADGDEPLPRLVRRHALSYPVSVLLVILRKRLAEFESDGDSGSLVITRDRLIEMIRVFHATTSNEARSVDAAETTIKKVVELGFLRELRAQPGHYEVRRILKAYVDAHALGDFAERLAQYAANSTGAPS, encoded by the coding sequence ATGACAAACCCCGACGAACACGCCATCGCGACCGCGATCATCCACCTCATGCGAGACGTGGTCTACCGAGACATCGCCGCCCACGAAACCGTCTGGCAGACACTCCACCGGCACGGCAGTCACGTCGCCGACCACTTCCGCACCATTGGCATCGATGTCGTCGTTGATGACACCGAGGGATACGCCTACCTCGCCACGCGCGAAACCGCCGACGGAGACGAACCCCTGCCCCGGCTCGTGCGCCGACACGCCCTGAGTTACCCCGTGAGCGTGCTGCTCGTCATCCTCCGCAAGCGGCTCGCAGAGTTCGAGTCAGACGGCGACAGCGGATCCCTCGTGATCACGCGCGACAGGCTCATCGAGATGATCCGCGTCTTTCATGCCACGACGAGCAACGAGGCACGCAGCGTCGACGCCGCAGAGACCACGATCAAGAAAGTCGTCGAACTCGGGTTTCTTCGCGAGCTGCGCGCCCAACCCGGGCACTACGAGGTGCGGCGAATACTCAAGGCTTACGTCGATGCGCACGCCCTGGGCGACTTCGCCGAACGTCTCGCGCAGTACGCCGCCAACTCGACAGGGGCACCCTCATGA
- a CDS encoding NUDIX hydrolase: MSGQTIRVSAALVVDDIGRLLVVRKRGTAVYMQPGGKPEAGETAAETLSRELREEIGASIRPDELEPLGQFTAPAANEAGATLIADVFRARIDGPIAAAAEIDDVRWLSRAELETVAVAPLITEHMLPLIQGE; this comes from the coding sequence GTGAGCGGGCAGACGATACGGGTGTCGGCGGCGCTCGTCGTGGACGACATCGGGCGGCTGCTCGTTGTGAGAAAGCGGGGGACGGCCGTTTATATGCAGCCGGGGGGCAAGCCCGAGGCGGGTGAGACGGCGGCCGAGACGCTCAGTCGTGAGCTGCGCGAAGAAATCGGGGCGAGCATCCGCCCCGACGAGTTAGAGCCGCTCGGGCAGTTCACGGCGCCCGCCGCCAACGAAGCCGGGGCGACGCTGATCGCCGACGTGTTTCGGGCGCGCATTGACGGGCCCATCGCCGCGGCCGCCGAAATCGACGACGTGCGGTGGTTGAGCCGCGCCGAGCTTGAGACGGTTGCGGTGGCGCCGCTGATCACGGAGCATATGCTTCCGCTCATCCAGGGCGAATAG
- a CDS encoding ATP-binding protein — protein MTDTLFSALDAPAAAHHTTGYRLHRIEVFNWGTFDKRVYTVSPNGSTSLLTGDIGSGKSTLVDAITTLLLPANRIAYNKAAGADARERTLRSYVEGHYKSERNETTGTSRPVGLRDDRNYTVILGMFVNDGHAETVTLAQVFHQKNRAGQPDRFFVTATHPLSIDGDFTDFGTDLNALRARLRSAGATIDTSYPEYQRRVRRLLGIASEQAMELFHQTVSMKSVGNLNDFVRQHMLEPADTDTRIRAIITHYTDLVKAHDAVRTATEQLAVLNPLVEAADRYDEAHHKNAAHRDQRDALTPYIAEQVRAIIAAELSECDAQHNALRDETETLDRARAELVPRRDALTLQRAGAGGDRLRDIEADIQRLQVELNKRIERRNRYAGLLADADLPPVDDAQQFSMRRDDIEQRLTELEQQSAADALRREPLIERRIDVRRARDAASLEIASLRQRRNSLPLDLERVRDELCSSVNLSPHEVPYIAELIDVAPAESEWRAAAERVLRGFALTMLVPTAHYAAVSRWVNANRLHTKLVYRRVAERGVRAVPTPRIGRRLVDIITVESGPFADYLAVELAQRADHVLAETVDQLQREHRAVTREGLIKSGERHEKDDRADTLSPRNWVLGRDNGQKLAVLEAEHDSLGAELSRLDAEIAEIAAVDDARRRISTALTGLREYRSWPDLDTEAANETLRRLSDEQQQLISGSDKLRAIDALLDDIDAEDTALRERLTALATRIGEIKKHVETITVRDRREAAALQAMGDDVVTLARTHYAELANRHGGTPLTTVAHCDTARTTISEALSASIDRTQREMQGYITSIQNQMNEFLRAWPAHRAELDADVLSLPAYRELHATVLRDDLPRFEAEFRHQLTTNAVRELASFSSWLTRQAGEIRDRIDRINDALRAIDYTDGRIIQLVLEPTVNSEVRQFRADMREATSDALGTDDRADLMEHRFEQIRRLIERFSGREGHADADKVWLKRVTDVRNWFTFAASEQDRETGDVYEHYTDSDGKSGGQKEKLAYTILAASLAYQFGLEWGVEKSRDFRFAVIDEAFGRGSDVSTRYALELFAKLGLQLLIVTPLQKVHIIEPYVSTIGFVDNPTGAASRVHTMTIEEFRERRRASS, from the coding sequence ATGACCGACACGCTCTTTAGCGCGCTCGACGCACCCGCGGCCGCCCACCACACCACGGGCTACCGACTCCATCGCATCGAAGTATTCAACTGGGGCACGTTCGACAAACGCGTCTACACCGTGAGCCCCAACGGCTCCACGTCCCTGCTCACCGGCGACATTGGCAGCGGAAAATCGACCCTCGTCGACGCCATCACCACCCTGCTGTTACCCGCGAACCGCATCGCCTACAACAAAGCCGCCGGAGCCGACGCCCGCGAACGCACGCTGCGCAGCTACGTCGAAGGGCACTACAAGTCTGAGCGCAACGAGACCACGGGCACATCCCGCCCCGTTGGGCTGCGCGACGACCGCAACTACACCGTCATCCTCGGGATGTTCGTCAACGACGGTCACGCAGAAACCGTCACCCTCGCGCAGGTCTTCCATCAGAAAAATCGCGCCGGGCAACCCGACCGCTTCTTCGTGACAGCCACGCACCCGCTCAGCATCGACGGCGACTTCACCGACTTCGGCACCGACCTCAACGCGCTCCGCGCCCGCCTGCGCAGCGCGGGCGCAACCATCGACACCAGCTACCCCGAATACCAGCGCCGCGTGCGACGCCTGCTCGGCATTGCCAGCGAGCAGGCGATGGAACTGTTCCACCAGACCGTGTCGATGAAATCCGTGGGCAACTTGAACGACTTCGTGCGTCAGCACATGCTCGAGCCCGCCGACACCGATACCCGCATTCGGGCCATCATCACGCATTACACCGACCTCGTGAAAGCGCACGACGCGGTGCGCACAGCCACCGAACAGCTGGCGGTGCTCAACCCGCTCGTCGAGGCCGCCGACCGGTACGACGAGGCGCACCACAAGAACGCGGCCCACCGCGACCAGCGCGACGCCCTCACCCCATACATCGCCGAGCAGGTGCGCGCCATCATCGCCGCCGAGCTGTCGGAGTGCGATGCGCAGCACAACGCGCTTCGCGACGAAACCGAGACTCTCGACCGCGCACGAGCCGAGCTCGTACCCCGCCGGGATGCACTCACGCTCCAGCGCGCCGGTGCGGGTGGCGACCGACTGCGTGACATCGAGGCCGACATTCAGCGTCTGCAGGTCGAACTCAATAAGCGCATCGAGCGGCGCAACCGCTATGCAGGACTCCTGGCCGACGCTGATCTTCCGCCAGTCGATGATGCGCAGCAATTCAGCATGCGTCGCGACGACATCGAACAGCGCCTCACCGAACTCGAGCAGCAGAGCGCCGCCGATGCCCTGCGCCGCGAGCCGCTGATCGAGCGGCGCATCGACGTACGGCGAGCACGAGACGCAGCGAGCCTCGAGATCGCAAGCCTTCGCCAGCGTCGCAACAGCCTGCCGCTCGACCTCGAGCGCGTTCGCGATGAGCTGTGCTCGAGCGTGAACCTCAGCCCCCACGAGGTGCCCTACATCGCCGAGCTCATCGACGTAGCCCCCGCCGAATCTGAGTGGCGCGCCGCAGCCGAGCGGGTTCTCCGCGGATTCGCGCTCACGATGCTCGTACCCACCGCCCACTACGCAGCCGTCTCTCGCTGGGTGAACGCCAACCGGCTGCACACCAAACTCGTCTACCGCCGAGTCGCCGAGCGAGGGGTTCGCGCCGTACCCACCCCCAGGATCGGGCGACGACTCGTCGACATCATCACCGTCGAGTCCGGCCCGTTCGCCGACTACCTTGCCGTCGAACTGGCGCAGCGCGCCGACCACGTACTCGCCGAAACCGTCGACCAGTTGCAGCGTGAGCACCGCGCCGTCACTCGCGAGGGGTTGATCAAGAGCGGCGAACGGCACGAAAAAGATGATCGGGCTGACACCCTCAGCCCGCGAAACTGGGTGCTCGGGCGAGACAACGGTCAAAAGCTCGCGGTACTTGAGGCGGAACACGACAGCCTCGGCGCCGAACTGAGTCGCCTCGACGCCGAGATCGCCGAGATCGCTGCGGTCGACGACGCACGGCGACGCATCAGCACCGCACTCACCGGCCTTCGCGAATACCGATCGTGGCCAGATCTCGACACCGAAGCGGCGAACGAAACCCTGCGGCGACTTAGCGACGAGCAGCAGCAGCTCATCAGCGGGTCAGACAAGCTCCGCGCCATCGACGCCCTGCTCGACGACATTGACGCCGAAGATACTGCCCTTCGTGAACGACTCACCGCGCTCGCAACCAGGATCGGCGAGATCAAGAAGCACGTGGAAACGATCACGGTGCGTGACCGACGTGAGGCGGCCGCCCTTCAGGCAATGGGCGACGACGTTGTGACCTTGGCCCGAACGCACTACGCCGAACTGGCGAATCGTCACGGCGGCACACCCCTGACGACAGTCGCCCACTGCGACACCGCGCGCACGACCATCAGCGAGGCGCTCAGCGCGAGCATCGACCGAACGCAACGCGAAATGCAGGGCTACATCACCAGCATCCAGAACCAGATGAACGAGTTCCTGCGCGCCTGGCCCGCCCATCGTGCAGAGCTCGATGCCGATGTGCTCTCCCTTCCCGCCTACCGTGAGCTGCATGCAACCGTGCTGCGCGACGACCTCCCGCGATTCGAAGCCGAATTTCGGCACCAACTGACCACGAACGCGGTTCGTGAACTCGCATCGTTCTCAAGCTGGCTCACGCGTCAGGCGGGCGAGATTCGAGACCGAATCGACCGCATCAACGACGCGCTGCGCGCCATCGATTACACCGACGGCCGAATCATTCAGCTCGTCCTCGAGCCGACCGTGAATAGCGAGGTGCGGCAGTTCCGCGCTGACATGCGCGAGGCGACGAGCGATGCGCTGGGCACCGATGACAGGGCCGACCTCATGGAGCACCGATTCGAGCAGATCCGTCGCCTGATCGAGCGTTTCAGCGGCCGAGAGGGTCACGCCGATGCCGACAAGGTGTGGCTCAAACGCGTGACCGATGTGCGCAACTGGTTCACCTTCGCCGCCAGCGAGCAAGACCGCGAGACCGGAGACGTATACGAGCACTACACCGACTCTGACGGAAAGTCGGGAGGGCAAAAAGAGAAACTCGCGTACACGATCCTCGCGGCATCGCTCGCCTACCAATTCGGTCTCGAGTGGGGCGTCGAAAAGTCGCGCGACTTCCGCTTCGCTGTCATCGATGAGGCATTCGGTCGCGGATCCGACGTCTCGACCCGCTACGCGCTCGAGCTGTTCGCGAAAC
- a CDS encoding IS701 family transposase, which translates to MGDDIAVADVREWAAELDEVAGLIGPRFARSEPRRNAVAYVRGLLSEQERKNSWTLSEHAGQVTPDPMQRLLSTTDWDPDLVRDDLRSYVVEHLGDRAGILIVDETGFLKKGDRSAGVARQYTGTAGRIENAQVGVFLTYSTPTGRTFLDRELYLPKTWTEDRARCARAGVPKERGFQTKPELAMGLLARAIDADVPASWVTGDAVYGQYYRLRKALEDRGMSYVLAVPSSQRVIAKTTVSILGKEYRADALIGELPATAWRTRSAGAGSKGDRRYAWARARINGERDPDAEYWLLARRSLTDPSELAYYLCHGPKRVALGELVRVAGARWAIEETFQTAKGQTGLDHYQVRQYTGWYRHITLSMLAHAFLTVTRSKRGLEETTTETSSS; encoded by the coding sequence GTGGGTGACGATATTGCTGTGGCGGATGTGCGGGAGTGGGCGGCGGAGCTGGATGAGGTCGCTGGTCTGATCGGGCCGCGGTTCGCTCGTTCGGAGCCGCGCCGGAACGCTGTCGCGTATGTGCGAGGGCTGCTGTCGGAGCAGGAGCGGAAGAACTCGTGGACGCTGTCGGAGCACGCCGGTCAGGTGACGCCGGATCCGATGCAGCGGCTGTTGTCGACCACGGACTGGGATCCCGACCTGGTCCGTGACGATCTCCGCTCCTACGTGGTCGAGCACCTCGGCGACCGTGCCGGGATCCTGATCGTCGATGAGACCGGGTTCTTGAAGAAGGGCGACCGGTCCGCGGGCGTCGCCAGGCAGTACACGGGCACGGCGGGACGGATCGAGAACGCGCAGGTCGGCGTCTTCCTGACGTACTCGACACCCACGGGCCGGACGTTCCTGGACCGGGAGCTGTATCTGCCGAAGACGTGGACCGAGGACCGTGCCCGCTGCGCCCGCGCCGGTGTCCCGAAGGAGCGCGGGTTTCAGACGAAGCCGGAGCTCGCGATGGGCTTGCTGGCCCGCGCGATCGATGCCGACGTCCCCGCATCATGGGTGACTGGCGACGCCGTCTACGGCCAGTACTACCGGCTCCGCAAGGCGCTCGAGGATCGCGGGATGTCGTACGTGCTCGCCGTGCCGTCCAGCCAGCGGGTGATCGCGAAGACCACCGTGTCGATCCTCGGGAAGGAGTACCGCGCCGACGCGCTCATCGGCGAGCTCCCAGCCACGGCGTGGCGGACCAGGTCCGCCGGCGCGGGCTCGAAAGGCGACCGCCGATACGCGTGGGCACGCGCCCGGATCAACGGGGAACGCGACCCGGATGCCGAGTACTGGCTCCTCGCCCGCCGCAGCCTCACCGACCCGTCAGAGCTCGCGTACTACCTCTGCCACGGCCCCAAGCGCGTCGCCTTGGGCGAGCTGGTCCGCGTCGCCGGCGCGAGATGGGCGATCGAGGAGACCTTCCAAACGGCGAAAGGGCAGACCGGGCTGGACCACTACCAAGTCCGGCAGTACACCGGCTGGTACCGGCACATCACGCTCTCCATGCTCGCCCACGCCTTCCTCACCGTCACCCGGTCAAAAAGGGGGCTCGAGGAGACGACGACGGAGACCTCGTCGAGCTGA
- a CDS encoding tyrosine-type recombinase/integrase, with protein MSAPRLSIGTFGDIGFVHTDSGRVTARVRYRDWDGRTRLVQATGDTPKAAERALKAKLADRGLFQPSGSALTPDSRFPDLVAYWLEDLELEGRISIRTLQLYQRNMETLVLPAFANLTLREIGVARCDQFLKQLAKRSYNRAKQARVVLRLAFGLAVRHEVLPRNPMDHVARLHKPPTTPSALSPVEVNAIRAAIAVWEADGPSSGPKPDGQLGAIVEVMLGTSARIGEVLAIRRRDVDITSAQPSIRIVGTIVSPQGAPTSRQDHPKTAKSRRTVAIPSFTAAAVRRRLVQLTDPSLDALLFCSRQGTPLMTNNVRRQLRHVMDLAGITGVTPHMFRRSVATAVNERAGIELAAELLGHTDPKITIQHYVRRNDMVNPATADLLDRAFPTEG; from the coding sequence GTGAGCGCTCCGCGCCTGTCGATCGGCACCTTCGGAGACATCGGTTTCGTCCACACCGACAGTGGTCGGGTGACCGCACGTGTTCGATACCGGGACTGGGACGGCCGGACACGGCTCGTGCAAGCGACCGGCGACACACCGAAGGCTGCGGAGCGGGCGTTGAAGGCCAAGCTCGCCGACCGCGGCCTATTCCAGCCCTCGGGTTCGGCGCTCACTCCGGACAGCCGGTTCCCGGATCTAGTCGCGTATTGGCTCGAGGACCTGGAGTTGGAGGGCCGAATCTCGATCCGGACCCTCCAGCTCTATCAGCGGAACATGGAAACGCTCGTGCTCCCTGCGTTCGCGAACCTCACACTGCGGGAGATCGGGGTTGCCCGGTGCGACCAGTTCCTGAAGCAGCTCGCGAAGCGGAGCTACAACCGAGCCAAGCAGGCCCGGGTCGTGCTGCGTCTCGCGTTCGGTCTCGCGGTGCGGCACGAGGTGCTTCCCCGCAACCCGATGGATCACGTCGCCCGGCTGCACAAGCCGCCAACCACGCCGAGCGCCCTGAGCCCGGTGGAGGTCAACGCGATCCGCGCAGCGATCGCTGTTTGGGAGGCTGATGGCCCATCCTCGGGGCCGAAGCCGGACGGGCAACTCGGCGCGATCGTCGAGGTCATGCTCGGCACGTCCGCCCGGATCGGGGAGGTCCTCGCGATCCGCCGTCGCGATGTCGACATCACCAGCGCGCAACCCTCGATCCGCATCGTGGGAACGATCGTCTCCCCGCAAGGGGCGCCGACCTCCAGACAGGACCACCCGAAGACGGCGAAGTCGCGACGCACAGTCGCGATCCCGTCCTTCACTGCAGCGGCAGTGCGTCGCCGGCTGGTGCAGCTGACGGATCCCTCGCTGGATGCGCTGCTGTTCTGCAGCCGTCAAGGCACGCCGTTGATGACGAACAACGTGCGCCGCCAGCTTCGCCATGTGATGGACCTCGCTGGAATTACGGGTGTGACGCCGCACATGTTCCGTCGGAGCGTCGCCACCGCTGTCAATGAGCGCGCCGGCATCGAGCTCGCCGCGGAACTGCTTGGCCACACGGACCCCAAGATCACCATCCAGCACTACGTCCGACGCAACGACATGGTCAACCCCGCCACCGCCGACCTGCTTGATCGCGCGTTCCCGACGGAGGGCTGA
- a CDS encoding helix-turn-helix domain-containing protein, which yields MDIERPAAGNPWGLEPLLDVKELAGYLQVPVSTVYDWRTRGVGPRAYRFGKHLKFAVSDVRDWIEQQHDPAASVRQR from the coding sequence ATGGATATCGAACGCCCGGCCGCTGGGAACCCGTGGGGGTTGGAGCCGCTCCTGGACGTGAAGGAGCTCGCCGGCTATCTGCAGGTGCCGGTTTCGACGGTGTACGACTGGCGGACGCGTGGTGTCGGTCCGCGGGCGTATCGGTTCGGGAAGCATCTGAAGTTCGCGGTCTCCGACGTCCGGGACTGGATCGAGCAGCAGCACGACCCGGCCGCCTCAGTGCGACAGCGGTGA
- a CDS encoding SLC13 family permease — protein MNLGLAVVLVLLVGAIVMFAIGRPRMDVVAIIMIVALPLTGILTVPETLAGFADPNVVLIAALFVVGEGLSRTGVTYRLGDWLARTAGTSATRVIVLLMLCVALLGAVMSSTGVVAIFIPVALSVASRTGISVRQLLMPISFAGLISGMLTLIATTPNLVIDAELRRHGLSGFGFFAPTPFGLVVLALGIGYMLVARRFLGAETIADAGSRTSFGSLIRDYGVDARTHRYRVNAGSPLIGQRLADAELGGGAMVGVLVLERTRLLRKTVRTSDDDTILTEGDVVVVDLEVPSAERRRLRIGELAMTPDFFDSYSRQVGMAEVMIAPDSSARGLSVRAIRFREKHDLVVLGVRHRREAAGPAFPAIRLTTGDTLLVAGGWDSIHRLQAKRQDFIMLDLPAEVKEAAPAANQAPFAVGAVVVMVALMVTGVVPNVIAALIACLLMGVFRCIDMPSAYRSIHWPTILLIVGMLPFALALQRTGGVDLVVDGLLGGLGDANPTILLGGVFVLTAVIGLFVSNTATAVLMGPIAIGIATQLNVSPYPFAMTVALAASAAFMTPVSSPVNTLVVEPGRYSFLDFFKVGAPFTIVVLLVSVFMVPVILPF, from the coding sequence ATGAACCTGGGGCTGGCCGTGGTCCTCGTGCTCCTGGTCGGGGCGATCGTGATGTTTGCGATTGGCCGACCGCGTATGGATGTGGTCGCGATCATCATGATCGTCGCGCTGCCCTTGACCGGCATCCTCACCGTCCCGGAGACGCTCGCGGGTTTCGCTGATCCGAACGTCGTGCTGATCGCCGCGCTCTTCGTCGTGGGTGAGGGGCTCTCCCGCACGGGGGTCACGTATCGGCTCGGGGATTGGCTGGCGCGTACGGCGGGCACCAGTGCGACGCGGGTGATCGTGCTGCTCATGCTCTGCGTCGCGCTGCTCGGCGCGGTGATGAGCTCGACGGGGGTTGTCGCGATCTTCATTCCGGTCGCGTTGAGCGTGGCATCCCGTACGGGCATCTCGGTCAGGCAGCTGTTAATGCCGATCAGCTTCGCCGGTCTGATCAGCGGCATGCTCACGCTGATCGCCACGACGCCCAACCTCGTGATTGACGCTGAACTGCGGCGGCACGGTCTGAGCGGTTTCGGGTTCTTCGCCCCCACCCCGTTCGGGCTTGTCGTCCTCGCCCTTGGGATCGGATACATGCTGGTCGCCCGTCGGTTCCTCGGAGCGGAGACGATCGCGGATGCCGGTTCGCGCACCTCCTTCGGGAGCCTGATCCGCGACTACGGTGTGGACGCCCGCACCCACAGATATCGGGTCAACGCGGGATCGCCGCTGATCGGCCAACGACTGGCGGATGCCGAGCTCGGCGGTGGTGCGATGGTCGGTGTCCTGGTACTCGAGCGCACCCGCCTTCTCCGCAAGACGGTGCGCACGTCCGACGACGACACGATCCTCACGGAGGGCGACGTCGTTGTCGTGGACCTGGAGGTGCCCAGCGCGGAGAGACGCCGTCTCCGAATCGGAGAGCTGGCGATGACACCCGACTTCTTCGACTCGTACTCGCGTCAGGTGGGCATGGCGGAGGTCATGATCGCGCCAGACTCATCCGCGCGCGGCCTCAGCGTGCGGGCCATCCGGTTCCGGGAGAAGCACGACCTCGTTGTGCTCGGCGTGCGGCATCGGCGGGAGGCTGCCGGGCCGGCATTTCCCGCGATCCGCTTGACGACGGGCGACACACTGCTCGTCGCCGGCGGCTGGGATTCCATCCACCGGCTCCAGGCGAAGCGCCAGGATTTCATCATGCTCGACCTTCCTGCTGAAGTGAAGGAAGCCGCCCCGGCCGCCAATCAGGCGCCGTTCGCGGTCGGTGCGGTGGTCGTGATGGTCGCGCTGATGGTCACCGGCGTCGTGCCGAACGTGATCGCCGCCCTCATCGCATGTCTGCTGATGGGAGTGTTCAGGTGTATCGACATGCCGAGCGCCTACCGATCGATCCACTGGCCGACGATCCTGCTCATCGTCGGGATGCTGCCCTTCGCACTTGCTCTGCAGCGCACCGGCGGTGTGGACCTCGTCGTGGACGGCCTGCTAGGCGGGCTGGGTGACGCGAATCCGACGATCCTGCTGGGCGGAGTGTTCGTGCTGACCGCCGTTATCGGGCTCTTCGTCTCGAACACCGCGACAGCCGTGCTGATGGGGCCGATCGCGATCGGCATCGCAACACAACTGAATGTCTCGCCCTATCCGTTCGCCATGACTGTCGCACTGGCGGCCTCCGCCGCGTTCATGACACCTGTGTCGTCGCCCGTGAATACTCTCGTCGTCGAACCCGGTCGGTACTCGTTCCTCGACTTCTTCAAGGTTGGCGCACCGTTCACGATCGTCGTGCTCCTCGTCAGCGTGTTCATGGTGCCTGTGATCCTGCCCTTCTGA